In a single window of the Lynx canadensis isolate LIC74 chromosome E2, mLynCan4.pri.v2, whole genome shotgun sequence genome:
- the ZNF19 gene encoding zinc finger protein 19 isoform X2: MTHFKGYQVPRPALISLLEAGNLPWGLEAQDNLSAERTKDICEDTETNINSESTSTQGISEERDVMLSHGLQKSVLQGTNLLETSELEKHQEISTVKNIKGKAPRIHCARKPFICEECGKCFSYFSYFVRHQRIHTGEKPFECNECGKAFNGNSSLIRHQRIHTGEKPYQCEECGRAFNDNANLIRHQRIHSGDRPYLCGECGNSFTSSSEFVIHQRIHTGEKPYECNECGKAFVGNSPLLRHQKIHTGEKPYECNECGKSFGRTSHLSQHQRIHTGEKPYSCKICGQAFNFHTKLTRHQRVHSIEKRFDCVDCGKGFSAQEQLKRHLRIHIQESSSLCAECGKVFTSKRNLLQHQRIHTGQKPYECVKYEKTFRTSSKLGHHEHVYPGEKPVLDICHFGLPEFFTPFYW; this comes from the exons GATATCAAGTTCCCAGACCTGCCCTGATCTCGCTTCTGGAGGCAGGGAATTTGCCATGGGGCCTGGAGGCACAGGATAACCTATCTGCAGAGAGGACCAAAGACATCTGTGAAG ATACTGAGACCAACATTAACAGTGAGTCCACATCAACACAGGGAATTTCTGAAGAAAGAGATGTCATGTTGTCACATGGTTTGCAGAAGAGTGTTCTTCAGGGAACCAACTTGCTAGAAACCAGTGAACTGGAGAAACACCAGGAAATCTCcacagtaaaaaatattaaaggaaaggCTCCAAGAATCCACTGTGCAAGGAAACCCTTCATATGTGAGGAGTGTGGGAAAtgcttcagttatttttcttactttgttaGACACCAGAGAATTCACACCGGGGAGAAACCCTTTGAGTGTAATGAGTGTGGAAAAGCCTTTAATGGCAATTCTTCATTAATCCGGCACcagagaatccacactggagagaaaccctatcaGTGTGAAGAATGTGGAAGAGCCTTTAATGATAATGCAAATCTGATCAGGCATCAGAGAATCCACAGTGGAGACAGACCCTATCTCTGTGGAGAGTGTGGAAATAGTTTTACCAGTAGTTCTGAGTTTGTTATACATCAGAGAatccacactggggagaaacctTATGAGTGTAATGAGTGTGGAAAAGCTTTTGTTGGTAATTCACCACTGCTTCGACATCAAAAaatccacactggagagaaaccctatgaatgtaatgaatgtggcaAAAGCTTTGGAAGGACTTCTCATCTTAGCCAACATCAACGTATTCACACAGGGGAAAAGCCTTATTCTTGTAAAATATGTGGGCAGGCCTTCAATTTTCATACGAAACTAACTCGGCACCAGAGAGTCCACAGTATAGAGAAACGCTTTGACTGTGTAGATTGTGGAAAAGGCTTTAGTGCTCAGGAACAATTAAAAAGGCATCTAAGGATCCATATTCAGGAGTCTTCCTCTTtatgtgctgagtgtggaaaAGTCTTCACTAGCAAAAGAAATCTTCTTCAGCATCAAAGAATCCATACTGGCCAGAAACCCTATGAGTGTGTCAAGTATGAAAAAACCTTTAGGACTTCTTCCAAGCTAGGTCATCATGAACATGTCTACCCCGGAGAGAAACCTGTCCTGGACATTTGTCATTTTGGCCTCCCAGAATTTTTCACCCCCTTTTACTGGTAA